The sequence TTGTTtgggaaaacaattgaaacagcATGCTAAATAATGAGGAAGAAGTAGAGTAAGGATATCATATGAGTCAAACATTTACTATACCCACCTTACTACCTGCTATCACCCTGAAATATAGAACATGCAGCTACCTCAGGAGTCACCTCAGATTGTTACATTTTGGGTGATTGGAGGACAAGTGCTCTgtctttagttatctagtgttgttataacagaaGCACTACAAGTCGGTGGTTTTAAcgaaacaaaatttattttctcacagttctggagtctagaTTCAGAACTCTGGGTAACCATgctaaaggaaggctttctctctctgtagactctggtgatcttcatgtgattggcatctatcttccctgtctctgcttgcttccttaatctgctcttttatattaaCGACCTTGACTtgagacataccctacactaatactgtctcattaatgtaacaaagaaaacccattcccaaaagagATTATAACCAGAGgtaataggggttaggatttacaacacatatttaggagggacacagttcaatccataacaggctccAAATTGCATATTAAGGATGATCATGTTGAGACTGACTTCCAGGGCAATTTAAGACATGTGGAAAGAATCCTCCTCTGTGTAATTTTagataatttttaagaaaactaaCTAGAGGCTTAAAATTCTTCTTTCCTGCTATTTCTAAACTCTAATGGAAATACAAAATCATCATATGCACCCAAATAAGAAAGTCAGTTAATTTCCCTGAATGCTGGACAGACTTCCAGGAGGCAACGGTGACCTCTTCCTCTCCCTTGATACAGGTGAAGGATTCCAACAGATGTCATGATATTCTCATGTCACTTGAGTATTGTTGTAGTgtgaaaaaacatcacaaagtttagtaaagcaaaaagaaagttttactcaacatatattcaaaaaggccaaagtgggaagcggacaagcatattgctagagccatgtctgcccaagtccaaggaaatattacagaataagcaagaatgggaaaatggacaagcatgctgccacagtcatgtctgcccgagtccagagaatattacagaataggcaagaatgggaaaacagacaagcatgctgcaaagccatgtctgcccaagtccaaggaaggttacagagttcTCAGTatacattaacattacaaatgggcaaaaccattgaaaacttcaccttttcacagattggctagaaactgtggtcTTATATTTCGAAttttctttcttaacaatcattggtgcaGTTTTCAGTaactgacagtcaggagggtcttcattggtccaagaaATTTTGTATTCACTAAGTGctgatagaaaaagataagagtggaaactcttgtgttctggcttatgtgagaGAGTCCCTAAAAtatgttttccaagattattctatctattgtctttatctcagggctcaAAGATGGGGAATAacgactccaatattatttcctagatCAGTATGAAGTGCTTGGTTTTAAATGTGGCCTCtggtgtatcagtcagggttaatGCAGGAAGTAAAATCAACTCCTATTTGTTTTAGGTAGAAAATGGTTAAACACAGATTTTGATACTTAAAACTTACCTGAAGGGCCTAGAGAAGTTGAATTCAGGGAATTACAATCAAACTGTGGTTTCAAGATCCTGTCACTTTAGCTACAATTCAGAGGTTAGGAAATGAGGGATGCTACTGTTTCCACTACTTAGGAAATTGGCCTTCATGTTGAAGCCAGTAGAATCTTTGTCGATGATTAAATAAAAATTGTGCAATCTAATTTGTATTAAGAGTAATCTTGTTTgcatttttattaaagaaaaaaaatcaagatcctAAGAAATTACctctttttcattaaaatatgtaTTCATATAGAAAAAATAACTGGGAGAATAAACAAAAAGGAGTCTGTGATAatacaaaaatttttaagttCCAAAAATGAGAATTAGCCTAGTTGAGGGAGGGAATTTTCAGGGCTCTTGCAACAGTTCCAGTGAGATTATGGTAAGAAATCTGAGCTTTTCAGTATCAGAAGCAATAGGAATAGAACAGGGAAAAATAGCTCAGCAGACATTGTATACATGTACAACATacattttccaaaaccaaaacctaacaagAACGCATACTCACATCATTTAATTCTTCACCCCACATTGAGCTAGATCATCCCTATTAACTCACGCTAGGCTGTCCTTCAGGGGCTTCTTAAGGTATTTTCTGTAAGAGATTTCTAAAAATAAAGAGCTGGTATCAGAGGGGAGATTCACATATCTTCTGAGTTGGCTGGACCGGGTAAGTCTGCAGAGGTAATACGGAAGGGAACTTGTTGGTCAGGCATGGATCACAGGGTAACAGAAGCTTTTCACCACCAGCATCACTGAGTTCTACCTTAGAGTGTCTGTAGACCATGAAGACCGTATTTTTGACATGAACTAATATTGGGGAGCACATTACTATTCATTTCCCATTCAAAGTTTCAGATATGTCCACAGATGTTAACTCCAAGCATGGCATTCAAGGAGCACAGaacttatttgaaaatatttgtacTTACAGATGCAGGTAATGGTGAGTGGAACAAGTATAAAGCAAATATGTCTTACTAAATATTCCTATCCTAATGAATCCACATTTATTTTTTACACTAAAACTTTCTTGAAAAGGACACTATGAAATCTGTGACTCTAGAATACTATGAATAAATGAACTGAAACTCACTTAGTACATCCTCTTTTCATCTGCAAGAAAGGTCCTCACTATACATGATTTATTATTAAAATCACATTTTGTTCAACTAAGATTTGTTCAGGACCACCAGTTTGTTCTAGTCATCAGTTTTCTCATGGCCTCTTTAACGTCCTTATTCCTCAGACTATAAATAagggggttcagcatggggattACCACCATGTAGAACACAGATACCACCTTGTTCTGGTCAGTTGAGTAGCTAGACTTGGGCATCACATAAATGAATGTAATGGTTCCAAAGAACAGAGTGACTGCAGTGAGGTGGGAGGTGCAGGTGATGAAGGCCTTGTGGCGACCCTCAGTGGAGTGCATCTTCAGGATGGTAATGAGGATGCAGACATAGGAGATCGCTATGACAAACACTGTGACCACAATGATGGAGCCAGAAGAGATGGCTGGAATGAGGTCAGAAGTAAAATCATGAGAACAAGAAAGCTTCAAAAGTGGTGAATAGTCACAGAAAAAGTGATTGACTTTATTTGGCCCACAGAAGGACAAACTTAGTAAGCAGCCAGTAAATATCCAACTATTCACACACCCACCTAGGTAGGATATGGCCACTAAGAAAATACAGAGTCTAGGCGACATGTGGGTGGAATAGAGCAGGGGtgaacagatggccacatagcgatcataggccatggAAGCCAGCAGAAAGGATTCAGTTGTCCCAAACATGCCCACAGAATAGAGTTGAGCTACACAGCCAGCAATAGGGAGAGAAGTTTCCTCCCTTAAGAAGCCTATGAGCATGACAGGAGTGACTGATGAGGAGTACCCCATGTCTACAAAGGCCAAATGGCAGAGAAAAAGGTACATTGGGGTATGGAGCTGAGGGCTGCCTCTGATTAACGTGATAATGCTGATGTTGCCCATTACAGTGACAACGTAGACCCCTAAAAACACAACAAATAAAATGACACAAACTGTAGGATCCTCTGTTAACCCCAAAATAATGAACTCTGTCACAGTTGTGTAGTTTCCAGTGGCCATCTATAGTGGTTGGGAATGGTGCCCACTGAAAGCAAAACAAGTGGAGATTAGAATAGCAATAAAGTTTATAATTTGGATACTTCTTTTTGCTGTAGATATGTAAAGAAAATTGCAACATAGACAATGATATATAAATTTTTGGTTTCATAAAATGCTTTCACACACAATCTCTCATGTCAGTTGAGAATACATAGGTTCATTGATGTAAGGCGAAGAATACTcagaaaaacatttctttttaacaTAACACACTCAACTTATATTTGCATCATGTGGTTAGTTTAGTTCTTCCATGAGGAACAATCTGTCACATGAACATATCCCAGAGATGTCCGTTAGATGATACAAGGAACCCAGTAACTGAATCTTCTTAGGCCAAAGACATGACTAAAGAGAGATAGAAATGGCAGAACGGATCATGTTGCATGGAAAATAGGTGCTGTTCAAAAGGATGTCTGAAGGTATCATTTCTTATATGAAAGAGGTTACACAGTCATTATGAATCCTTATTTCAAAGCAGAAGTCGAAGGGTAGAGTTGCATGCTAACCCAGAGGACAGAGAGGAGGTCAGTAACTCAGCTGTGGGGTAGGTCTCCACACAAGCTCTCACAAGGAATGCATAGCCAACATCCAAGAAGTTTGGACAGTGGCAGGATATAGGCTAAGATGCACAAATCATAATAAGTAAACAGAGGAAGATGGGAATTTGGAATAGGAGAGAGAATCATCTCAGGATCAAGATTTCTGATTTATGATAGGAAATGAGGTCAGTTTAAGGGAAAGCCAGACTTGTTGGTCAGGTTACTCCTGGAAGTCTGGTATACTCTTCAGATGCTTGGAGCTCTGCATGAGCTCTGGCTATCAGgagaggtctccatgtctctacTTTCCACAGGTTTCCTGCCCCTTTCTAAGCAGTCACTAAGAAAACTCACATCTGTAGGTCAGCTTCTGGAAAGTTCTTCCCCATACCAACTTGCCCAACCCTCTAGTTAATTCTAAAGTGATtatctctcataaaaaaaaaatcataccatcACCAAAATCCTAACTCCACCgtgaatgccccatagggtttccaaggagtgactgctggatttgaactgctggccttttgattagtaactgagcccttaaccactgggccaacaACCAAGGCTCCAATATGGAAAAAGGAGTACAAAAAGATGGCAGAGATTATGGAAATGACAGTTCCAAAAGTGGGGCGGTGAATAAGATTCTGCTTTGATTGGGTGAGGACATTGAGTAGCGAGGAGCAGAAGGCACAAGAGTCTTAACGTAGATAAAGAAACATAAATAGTTTAGCTTAGGCAAGAAATGACTCATGAAGAAAGTAATGTTTTGTGGTACTCCAGGGGTCAAGTCTTAGAAGTTCTGAGGATACGTAAAATATCTGTTCAGTACATGAAAGATATTTCAAACAGTCACAACTGTGCTCCTTTTAAATGAGCTGCCCTCAGAGTTAAGGAGCTTCTGAGGGTTGGCGTAAGCATTATAAAAGAGATTCAGGCATTATTGGTCTGCCTGAGCTAATGTGACTCTGTGACCTTTTACAATCAAATCACAGCTGATATTCTGGGATTATAGATTAACccatttttatggattgaattgtgtccctaaaaaatGTGTGACAACTagtctaggccatgattgccagtgttGTAtggttttccaccattttgtgatctgaagtgatCATCCTACCGGTTGTAAATCTTAGCCTCTTTGATGTAAacaaggcaagattagaggcagttatgttaataaagcaggactcaatctacaggattaggttgtatcctgagtcactCTCTTATgcgatataaaatagagaattgaacagagaggagaggggccttCTACAACCAAGAataaagagccaggagcagaaggtgtcctttggacctggggttcccgtgctgagaaactcctagatgcaaggaaagattgataacaaggacttcTTCTAATGCCACCAGAGAGAGGAAGACTTcccaggagctggtgccctgactttggacttctagcctcctagactgtgagagaataaatttccctttgttaaaaccatccacttgtggtgtttaagttatagcagcactagataactaagacatccataGTCCATACATATAAAGAGAATGCTTAAAGTCTCTCTATAGAGTAGCTCTGGAGTCTGCAACcactttatgtattttaaatatgCAGTTGAAGCTATAATACAtttaagaaggaaagagaagaaaagtgaTATAAAAATTAGTGGAGAAGAAAGAATCGAGCAAAGGAAGACAAAGGACAAACTATTCAGACGGAGTAGAAGGAAGTGCTGAAGCTAAAAGAGTAAAAGAGACAGTCTCTATTCCACATGTCAGAAATTTCATTCCACATTTATCAATGACATCCTTCACTGTTCTGCTGGAAAAGACTTAGAATCACTTAATgatttcctgtatcatttaatagaAAGTTTTTTACTCTTGGAAACTTCCTTCTTTATCGTAGCATTATTATTTTCAGAACTCCTCAACAATAGCAACCACAAGAATTCTCTTTCTTAATGTTCAACCTAATgtctaaataatttatttttcctttaagaatTCAGTGTCAAGCAGATTAAACTTCCTCACCTGCACGTGTGTGTATACGCGTGCCCACTCGCAAGTACACACGTAAGTGCTCTGGCATCAGCAGCCGTGTGCTCAGCCAGCCACGCTGTCACACTTTCACTCTGGACAGAGATGTTTGAATAATGTCGTATGTGAATTAATTGAACAATAGCATGCCATGTTTTGAACATAATACAATTACATGTCTAAACAGAGCTAGGAGCTTTATTAACTAGgcataacccccccccccaaaaaaaatgaaacccatttccATAGATTCGATTGCaactcaggacagagtagaactgccccatagaatttccaaggagctcctcgtggattcaaaccacggaccttttggtttgcagccaaactcttgaccactacaccaccagggtttccttaacgaGGCATAGACCATAGTAACTAAGCATAGGCATAGACTGAATGAAagcttaaaattttaaagaatgtaGGTGTCTATATGCACAAATTCAGAGTTGGTTATGAGTGCCGTTGTGGCATAGAAGCAAAGTGTTTTGTGGAAGTGCCATGAGCCACGCAGGCCTGGGATCAGATTCCAGCTTTGTCAGTGACTGTCTATGGGATCTTAGCCAAGTTACATAAACTACCCAACTCTTCATTTTATGTATCTGtgtctatctatatctatataaatAACTAGATAGATGCCTCACAGTGTTCTTATACTGAATAAGGTGATGTACATAATGACACCAATCACTGCTCATGGAAGTGGATTCTCAAGAAATgatcatttccttgaaataaccaAACTTTATCCTccaatacaaaaatgaaaaacaagtatATCTGTATcaacagaagaagaaaattattACCTGCAGATGTTTTTACCTTAACTATGAGAAGAAATCCCAAAAAACTGTCCCTGTAAAGCACAGCCATATTTATATGAGATTTGGGGTCTCTGGGGATATAACCTCTTGAGTGCGTTGCTTGTTTGT comes from Elephas maximus indicus isolate mEleMax1 chromosome 7, mEleMax1 primary haplotype, whole genome shotgun sequence and encodes:
- the LOC126079571 gene encoding olfactory receptor 480-like, which produces MATGNYTTVTEFIILGLTEDPTVCVILFVVFLGVYVVTVMGNISIITLIRGSPQLHTPMYLFLCHLAFVDMGYSSSVTPVMLIGFLREETSLPIAGCVAQLYSVGMFGTTESFLLASMAYDRYVAICSPLLYSTHMSPRLCIFLVAISYLGGCVNSWIFTGCLLSLSFCGPNKVNHFFCDYSPLLKLSCSHDFTSDLIPAISSGSIIVVTVFVIAISYVCILITILKMHSTEGRHKAFITCTSHLTAVTLFFGTITFIYVMPKSSYSTDQNKVVSVFYMVVIPMLNPLIYSLRNKDVKEAMRKLMTRTNWWS